Proteins encoded together in one Aquipuribacter hungaricus window:
- a CDS encoding WhiB family transcriptional regulator has product MLPLRRDGAAPTPGWKDRALCAETDPEAFFPEKGGSTREAKKVCVSCEVRAECLDFALGNDERFGIWGGLSERERRRLKKRVV; this is encoded by the coding sequence GTGCTGCCGCTGCGCCGCGACGGCGCCGCCCCGACGCCGGGCTGGAAGGACCGCGCCCTGTGCGCCGAGACCGACCCCGAGGCGTTCTTCCCCGAGAAGGGCGGCTCGACGCGCGAGGCCAAGAAGGTGTGCGTGTCCTGCGAGGTCCGCGCGGAGTGCCTGGACTTCGCCCTCGGCAACGACGAGCGGTTCGGCATCTGGGGCGGGCTGTCCGAGCGCGAGCGCCGCCGGCTGAAGAAGCGGGTCGTCTGA